One stretch of Variovorax sp. TBS-050B DNA includes these proteins:
- a CDS encoding succinylglutamate desuccinylase/aspartoacylase family protein, with the protein MTLTPPAFEVLPRDLSAYRQGNIGIDYVHRFESGKPGPHVLINALTHGNEICGMTAATHLLDQGVRPKIGTLTVSFANIEAYESFSQEAPYDSRQIVHNLNRIWSPDWLDGSEDSPELRRARILRPVVEAADHILDIHSTSQDVVPFWVYPAFERNAAVAMAVGRPPVHLVMPEGLGSGTPLIQYGRHGGPEGDGVALVVECGQHFRRSASELATAVAYDFLAHFGLVDPVEPAAPAPEPQRRFELLQTHVIQREDFAFVRPLIGFETFAKGELIATNGAEEIRAPVDGCTVFMPAQRVIVGREAVYLTKPI; encoded by the coding sequence ATGACCCTCACGCCCCCCGCCTTCGAAGTCCTGCCGCGCGATCTCTCGGCCTACCGCCAGGGCAACATCGGCATCGACTACGTGCACCGCTTCGAATCCGGCAAGCCCGGCCCGCACGTGCTGATCAACGCCCTCACGCACGGCAACGAGATCTGCGGCATGACGGCCGCCACCCACCTGCTCGACCAGGGCGTGCGCCCGAAGATCGGCACGCTGACCGTGAGCTTCGCGAACATCGAGGCCTACGAATCGTTCAGCCAGGAGGCGCCCTACGACAGCCGCCAGATCGTGCACAACCTCAACCGCATCTGGTCGCCCGATTGGCTCGACGGCAGCGAGGACAGCCCCGAGCTGCGCCGCGCGCGCATCCTGCGCCCCGTGGTCGAAGCGGCCGACCACATCCTCGACATCCACTCGACCAGCCAGGACGTCGTGCCGTTCTGGGTCTACCCGGCCTTCGAGCGCAACGCCGCGGTGGCCATGGCCGTCGGCCGGCCGCCGGTGCATCTGGTGATGCCCGAGGGCCTCGGCTCGGGCACGCCGCTGATCCAGTACGGCCGCCACGGCGGCCCCGAGGGCGATGGCGTGGCGCTGGTGGTCGAATGCGGCCAGCACTTCCGGCGCTCGGCATCGGAGCTGGCGACTGCGGTGGCATACGACTTCCTCGCCCATTTCGGCCTCGTCGACCCCGTGGAGCCGGCCGCACCCGCACCCGAACCGCAGCGCCGCTTCGAGCTGCTGCAGACGCATGTGATCCAGCGCGAGGACTTCGCCTTCGTGCGTCCTCTGATCGGCTTCGAGACCTTCGCGAAGGGCGAGCTGATCGCGACCAACGGAGCCGAGGAAATCCGCGCGCCGGTCGACGGCTGCACCGTGTTCATGCCCGCGCAGCGCGTGATCGTGGGGCGGGAGGCGGTGTATCTGACGAAGCCGATCTGA
- a CDS encoding LytTR family DNA-binding domain-containing protein, which produces MNLPTPTTPTALIAEDEPLLAQALRAELAAAWPELQVLAVAGDGRSAVREALRLLPQVLFFDIRMPGLDGLGAAAELADSWPADRAPLPQLVFVTAYDEYAARAFDAQAIDYVLKPVQAARLHRTVQRLQQALHAQRPAAPTPAGEEMLEQTLAQWRRLLSAAAGQDGTAPPQPVAAPLRMIAASDTGGATVRMVPIDEVLYFEAADKYVRVLTATQEYLIRTPLKQLLPQLDAQTFWQVHRAVVVRSSAIEAVHRDEAGKLHLDLRGRAEKIPVSRLYAHLFRAM; this is translated from the coding sequence ATGAACCTGCCCACCCCCACCACTCCCACCGCCCTGATCGCCGAGGACGAGCCCCTGCTCGCCCAGGCGCTGCGTGCCGAACTGGCCGCGGCCTGGCCCGAACTCCAGGTGCTCGCGGTCGCCGGCGACGGCAGGAGCGCCGTGCGCGAGGCGCTGCGCCTCCTGCCGCAGGTGCTGTTCTTCGACATCCGCATGCCCGGGCTCGACGGCCTGGGCGCCGCCGCCGAACTGGCCGACAGCTGGCCCGCCGACCGGGCGCCGCTGCCGCAGCTCGTCTTCGTGACCGCCTACGACGAATACGCCGCCCGCGCCTTCGATGCCCAGGCCATCGACTACGTGCTCAAGCCCGTGCAGGCCGCTCGCCTGCACAGGACCGTGCAGCGGCTGCAGCAGGCGCTGCATGCGCAACGCCCCGCCGCGCCCACGCCGGCCGGCGAGGAGATGCTCGAGCAGACCCTGGCGCAGTGGCGCCGCCTGCTCTCGGCCGCGGCCGGCCAGGACGGCACCGCGCCGCCGCAGCCCGTCGCCGCGCCGCTGCGGATGATTGCCGCGAGCGACACCGGCGGCGCCACCGTGCGCATGGTGCCGATCGACGAGGTGCTGTATTTCGAAGCCGCGGACAAGTACGTGCGGGTGCTCACCGCCACGCAGGAATACCTGATCCGCACCCCGCTGAAGCAGCTGCTGCCCCAGCTCGACGCGCAGACCTTCTGGCAGGTGCACCGCGCGGTGGTGGTGCGCAGTTCGGCCATCGAGGCCGTGCACCGCGACGAGGCCGGCAAGCTGCACCTGGACCTGCGCGGCCGGGCCGAGAAGATCCCGGTGAGCCGGCTCTACGCCCATCTGTTTCGCGCCATGTGA
- a CDS encoding DUF6622 family protein produces the protein MLLQIIVHTPKWVFAVFALLLWLGAKQLRAGRAGLGRITATSLGMTGLSLAGVISAFGESAGALLGWGVAALALALLVLQAPVPAGIRYAPATRSFELPGSAVPLALMMGVFFTKYAVGVALAMHPELQRQAAFAVGIPMLYGAFSGIFAARALRLWKLAARSAALTAEARSA, from the coding sequence ATGCTGCTGCAGATCATCGTTCACACGCCCAAGTGGGTTTTTGCCGTCTTCGCGCTGCTGCTGTGGCTGGGTGCCAAACAGCTCCGGGCCGGCCGCGCCGGACTCGGCCGGATCACCGCGACGTCGCTGGGCATGACGGGGCTGTCGCTCGCCGGCGTGATCTCGGCCTTCGGCGAATCGGCCGGCGCGCTGCTCGGCTGGGGCGTGGCAGCGCTCGCGCTGGCGCTGCTGGTGCTGCAGGCGCCGGTGCCCGCGGGCATCCGCTACGCGCCGGCCACCCGCAGCTTCGAGCTGCCCGGCAGCGCCGTGCCGCTGGCGCTGATGATGGGCGTGTTCTTCACCAAATATGCCGTGGGCGTGGCGCTCGCCATGCACCCCGAACTGCAGCGGCAGGCCGCCTTCGCGGTCGGCATTCCGATGCTGTACGGCGCCTTCAGCGGCATCTTCGCGGCGCGGGCCCTGCGCCTGTGGAAGCTCGCCGCCCGCAGCGCCGCCCTCACGGCCGAAGCGCGCTCGGCCTAA
- a CDS encoding LytTR family DNA-binding domain-containing protein, whose translation MGDSPKNLYERYEPVRRRVEVGFWIVFMALQALFNTSVALVDARDRAVPRAAWEIVTWEVSSHLVLLALVPAVVALQRRLAPLARTRLLHYLAWHLAGSVMFSLVHVAAMFALRALVYAAAGERYDFAGWTGRWGYEYLKDVRAYLSMVFGIWVYGVFMLRLQGEARLLDPPEAAPAAAAAERSPPAPPARPERFLVRKLRREFLIAAGDIDWLQAEGNYVGLHVNGHDYLLRATLTDFLTQLDPARFVRVHRSHAVNLGRIREIEPLDGGDARLHMHDGTTVPCSRRYRDALRAAAG comes from the coding sequence ATGGGAGATTCCCCGAAGAACCTGTACGAACGCTACGAACCGGTCCGCCGCCGCGTGGAAGTCGGCTTCTGGATCGTCTTCATGGCGCTGCAGGCGCTGTTCAACACCAGCGTGGCGCTGGTCGACGCGCGCGATCGCGCGGTGCCGCGCGCCGCCTGGGAGATCGTGACCTGGGAGGTGTCGAGCCACCTCGTGCTGCTGGCGCTGGTGCCGGCCGTGGTGGCGCTCCAGCGCCGGCTCGCGCCGCTCGCGCGGACCCGGCTGCTGCACTACCTGGCCTGGCATCTGGCCGGCAGCGTGATGTTCAGCCTGGTGCACGTGGCCGCGATGTTCGCGCTGCGGGCCCTGGTCTACGCGGCCGCCGGCGAGCGCTACGACTTCGCGGGCTGGACCGGCCGCTGGGGCTACGAATACCTCAAGGACGTGCGCGCCTACCTGTCGATGGTGTTCGGCATCTGGGTCTACGGCGTCTTCATGCTGCGGCTGCAGGGCGAGGCGCGGCTGCTCGATCCGCCCGAGGCGGCGCCCGCCGCTGCGGCCGCCGAACGGAGCCCGCCCGCGCCGCCGGCGCGGCCGGAGCGCTTCCTGGTGCGCAAGCTGCGGCGCGAGTTCCTCATCGCCGCAGGCGACATCGACTGGCTGCAGGCCGAGGGCAACTACGTCGGCCTGCACGTCAACGGCCACGACTACCTGCTGCGCGCCACGCTGACCGACTTTCTGACCCAGCTCGATCCCGCCCGCTTCGTGCGGGTGCACCGCAGCCATGCGGTGAACCTCGGGCGCATCCGCGAGATCGAGCCGCTCGACGGCGGCGACGCCCGGCTGCACATGCACGACGGCACCACCGTGCCCTGCAGCCGCCGCTACCGCGACGCGCTGCGCGCCGCGGCGGGCTGA
- a CDS encoding 2TM domain-containing protein, translating into MNPAQRLDTASATELERTARRRAGAKMGWYIHAFVYVLVNLGLVGLSASRGHNWAVYPLMGWGLGLLIHGAVVWSVATGGGLYDRLVARERRALQKEKA; encoded by the coding sequence ATGAACCCCGCACAACGCCTCGACACCGCTTCCGCCACCGAACTCGAGAGAACCGCTCGCCGCCGTGCCGGCGCCAAGATGGGCTGGTACATCCATGCCTTCGTCTACGTGCTGGTCAACCTCGGACTGGTCGGACTCTCGGCCTCGCGCGGCCACAACTGGGCGGTGTACCCGCTCATGGGCTGGGGCCTGGGCCTGCTGATCCACGGCGCGGTGGTCTGGTCGGTCGCGACCGGCGGCGGCCTGTACGACCGGCTGGTGGCGCGCGAGCGCCGCGCGCTGCAGAAGGAGAAGGCTTGA
- a CDS encoding glutamine--tRNA ligase/YqeY domain fusion protein yields MTSPNDKDSAKTAAAPSNFLRHVIENDLAQGAYSGRKWGGSPGDAAHHAQGMHDPAKVRLRFPPEPNGYLHIGHAKSIWLNFELAREYGGVCHLRFDDTNPEKEEQEYVDSIRDAVRWLGYETYLADRPSAPGTMQPHEYFASDYFDFMYRAAEYLIGAGLAYVDEQSADEVRANRGDFNTPGTDSPFRNRTPEENLARFREMRDGKLPDGAATLRAKIDMASPNINMRDPALYRIRRATHHNTGDKWCIYPMYTYAHPIEDALEQITHSICTLEFEDQRPFYDWLLDRLAEGGLIASPHPRQYEFARLNVTHVLTSKRKLRQLVEEKHVDGWDDPRMPTLAGLRRRGYTPEALRLFCERSGTTKSGGWIDYASLEAALRDTLDPVAPRAMAVLDPVRLVITNWGELMGGDEVLDDCSAPVHPHHPEMGKRSFKLGREVWIERTDYEDVQPKGFFRLFPGNKVRLKYGHVIECTGATRDADGRLVEVQATLVPDTKSGTPGADAIKVKGNITWVAAADAVQAEVRLYERLFAEAHPGSGELLEELNRDSLQVCHAYVEPSLADAKPEAAFQFERHGYFVRDAKAAAEGQRVVFNRAAGMRDSWSK; encoded by the coding sequence ATGACCTCCCCGAACGACAAAGACAGCGCGAAAACCGCCGCTGCCCCGAGCAATTTCCTGCGCCACGTGATCGAGAACGACCTGGCGCAGGGCGCCTATTCCGGCCGCAAATGGGGTGGCTCGCCCGGCGACGCCGCCCACCACGCCCAGGGCATGCACGACCCCGCCAAGGTGCGCCTGCGCTTCCCGCCCGAGCCCAACGGCTACCTGCACATCGGCCATGCCAAGAGCATCTGGCTCAATTTCGAGCTTGCCCGGGAATACGGCGGCGTGTGCCACCTGCGCTTCGACGACACCAACCCCGAGAAGGAAGAGCAGGAATACGTCGATTCGATCCGCGACGCGGTCCGCTGGCTCGGCTACGAAACCTACCTGGCCGACCGCCCGAGCGCGCCCGGCACGATGCAGCCGCACGAATACTTCGCGAGCGACTACTTCGACTTCATGTACCGCGCGGCCGAATACCTGATCGGCGCCGGCCTCGCCTACGTGGACGAACAGAGCGCCGACGAGGTGCGCGCCAACCGCGGCGACTTCAACACGCCCGGCACCGACAGCCCGTTCCGCAACCGCACGCCCGAAGAGAACCTCGCGCGCTTCCGCGAGATGCGCGATGGCAAGCTTCCCGACGGCGCCGCCACGCTGCGCGCGAAGATCGACATGGCGAGCCCCAACATCAACATGCGCGACCCGGCGCTCTACCGCATCCGCCGGGCCACGCACCACAACACCGGCGACAAGTGGTGCATCTACCCGATGTACACCTACGCCCATCCGATCGAGGACGCGCTCGAGCAGATCACCCATTCGATCTGCACGCTCGAATTCGAGGACCAGCGCCCGTTCTACGACTGGCTGCTCGACCGCCTCGCCGAAGGCGGCCTGATCGCGAGCCCGCATCCGCGCCAGTACGAGTTCGCGCGCCTCAACGTGACGCACGTGCTCACGAGCAAGCGCAAGCTGCGCCAGCTGGTCGAGGAAAAGCACGTCGACGGCTGGGACGACCCGCGCATGCCCACGCTCGCCGGTCTGCGCCGGCGCGGCTACACGCCCGAGGCGCTGCGGCTGTTCTGCGAACGCAGCGGCACCACCAAGTCGGGCGGCTGGATCGACTACGCGAGCCTGGAGGCCGCCCTGCGCGACACCCTCGACCCGGTCGCGCCGCGCGCGATGGCCGTGCTCGACCCGGTCAGGCTCGTCATCACCAATTGGGGCGAACTGATGGGTGGCGATGAGGTGCTCGACGACTGCTCGGCCCCCGTGCATCCGCACCACCCCGAGATGGGCAAGCGCAGCTTCAAGCTCGGCCGCGAGGTCTGGATCGAGCGCACCGACTACGAGGACGTGCAGCCCAAGGGCTTCTTCCGCCTGTTCCCGGGCAACAAGGTGCGGCTCAAGTACGGCCACGTCATCGAATGCACCGGCGCCACGCGCGATGCCGACGGCCGCCTGGTCGAGGTGCAGGCCACGCTCGTGCCCGACACCAAGAGCGGCACGCCCGGCGCCGACGCGATCAAGGTCAAGGGCAACATCACCTGGGTGGCCGCGGCCGACGCGGTGCAGGCCGAGGTGCGGCTGTACGAGCGGCTGTTCGCCGAAGCCCATCCGGGCAGCGGCGAGCTGCTCGAGGAACTGAACCGCGACAGCCTCCAGGTCTGCCATGCCTACGTCGAACCCTCGCTCGCCGACGCGAAGCCCGAGGCGGCGTTCCAGTTCGAGCGCCACGGCTACTTCGTGCGCGACGCCAAGGCCGCTGCCGAAGGCCAGCGCGTGGTGTTCAACCGGGCGGCCGGCATGCGGGACAGCTGGAGCAAATGA
- a CDS encoding M23 family metallopeptidase has protein sequence MSRLPMDRRRLLLGGAALLALPAGAASTRKSRSAAAPPPVWPRASPVPGGVARLSLGPAAARPLASVGGSDPAQPVLVLGDAIEWTAIVGIPLSAEPGEASISVQARPDAAPRRIAYTVAPKQYREQHLSVAPRTVDLSAEDQARYERERDHLATVTATRTELRPDASLQMRVPVPGRRSSSFGLRRVFNGQARNPHSGMDIAAATGTPVLAPLPGRVIDTGDYFFNGGTVWLDHGGGLLTMYCHLSRIDVKAGDQLKTGEQLAAVGATGRVTGPHLHWSVMLNRAMVDPALFVAG, from the coding sequence ATGAGCAGGCTGCCCATGGACCGCCGCCGTCTCCTGCTGGGCGGCGCCGCGCTGCTCGCCCTGCCCGCCGGTGCCGCGAGCACGCGCAAGTCCCGTTCCGCCGCGGCCCCGCCCCCGGTCTGGCCCCGCGCCTCGCCGGTGCCCGGCGGCGTGGCCCGCCTGTCGCTCGGCCCCGCGGCCGCGCGCCCGCTCGCAAGCGTCGGCGGCAGCGATCCCGCCCAGCCGGTGCTGGTGCTCGGCGATGCCATCGAATGGACTGCCATCGTCGGCATTCCGCTGTCGGCCGAGCCGGGTGAAGCGAGCATCTCGGTGCAGGCCCGGCCCGACGCCGCGCCGCGCCGGATCGCCTACACCGTCGCGCCCAAGCAGTACCGCGAGCAGCACCTGAGCGTCGCGCCGCGCACCGTCGACCTCTCGGCCGAGGACCAGGCCCGCTACGAGCGCGAGCGCGACCACCTCGCCACCGTGACCGCCACCCGCACCGAGCTGCGCCCCGATGCGTCGCTGCAGATGCGGGTGCCCGTGCCCGGCCGCCGATCGAGTTCCTTCGGCCTGCGCCGCGTGTTCAACGGCCAGGCGCGCAATCCCCACAGCGGCATGGACATCGCCGCCGCCACCGGCACGCCCGTGCTCGCGCCGCTCCCCGGCCGCGTGATCGACACCGGCGACTACTTCTTCAACGGCGGCACCGTCTGGCTCGACCATGGCGGCGGCCTGCTCACCATGTACTGCCACCTGAGCCGCATCGACGTGAAGGCCGGCGACCAGCTCAAGACCGGCGAACAGCTCGCCGCCGTGGGCGCCACCGGCCGCGTGACCGGGCCGCACCTGCACTGGTCGGTGATGCTCAACCGGGCGATGGTGGATCCGGCGCTGTTCGTGGCGGGTTGA
- a CDS encoding histidine kinase — protein sequence MTQTGAPAAEPRFGARDLHDLLRHGLITAACCCVIAAVMVGTMNSPDGTWSRQLVYSLSIGLISWLLIDVGRLLLSGNDGSRWPSGARGVVLVAVSVTIGFFAGQAIGDAFSGRPILAFYKLGKARTVATITVTLAATAGMTYLFYSLGKSRHMQNQLDLARRNATEARLKLLETQLEPHMLFNTLANLRVLITTDPPRAVAMLDRLNSYLRMTLAGSRALAHPLAAEFDRLADYLELMSVRMGERLRYTLELPDDLRDAPVPPLLLQPLVENSIRHGLEPQVEGGEIAVRARRIDGELVIEVSDTGVGFDPAVPAAPRQEGGGFGLDQVRERLAAMYGEAGRIELAAAPAGGTRAVLHLPLQPSA from the coding sequence TTGACCCAGACCGGGGCGCCCGCCGCGGAGCCGCGCTTCGGCGCGCGCGACCTGCACGACCTGCTGCGGCACGGCCTGATCACCGCGGCGTGCTGCTGCGTCATCGCCGCGGTGATGGTCGGGACGATGAATTCGCCCGACGGCACCTGGAGCCGGCAGCTCGTCTATTCGCTCTCGATCGGGCTCATCAGTTGGCTCCTGATCGACGTGGGCCGGCTGCTGCTGAGCGGCAACGACGGCTCCCGCTGGCCGAGCGGCGCGCGCGGCGTGGTGCTGGTGGCGGTGAGCGTGACCATCGGCTTCTTTGCCGGCCAGGCGATCGGCGACGCCTTCAGCGGCCGGCCGATCCTGGCGTTCTACAAGCTCGGCAAGGCGCGCACGGTCGCCACCATCACCGTCACGCTGGCGGCCACGGCCGGCATGACCTACCTTTTCTACAGCCTGGGCAAGAGCCGGCACATGCAGAACCAGCTCGACCTCGCGCGGCGCAATGCCACCGAGGCGCGGCTCAAGCTGCTCGAGACCCAGCTCGAACCGCACATGCTGTTCAACACGCTGGCCAACCTGCGCGTGCTGATCACCACCGACCCGCCGCGCGCCGTTGCGATGCTCGACCGGCTCAACAGCTACCTGCGCATGACGCTGGCCGGGTCGCGCGCGCTCGCGCATCCGCTCGCAGCCGAGTTCGACCGCCTTGCCGACTACCTCGAACTGATGTCGGTGCGCATGGGCGAGCGCCTGCGCTACACGCTCGAGCTGCCGGACGACCTGCGCGATGCGCCCGTGCCGCCGCTGCTTTTGCAGCCGCTGGTGGAGAACAGCATCCGCCACGGCCTCGAACCCCAGGTCGAAGGCGGCGAGATCGCGGTGCGGGCGCGCCGCATCGACGGAGAGCTCGTGATCGAGGTCAGCGACACCGGCGTCGGCTTCGACCCGGCGGTGCCGGCCGCCCCCCGGCAGGAAGGCGGCGGCTTCGGCCTCGACCAGGTCCGCGAGCGGCTGGCCGCCATGTACGGCGAGGCGGGCCGCATCGAACTGGCCGCCGCTCCCGCGGGCGGCACCCGTGCCGTCCTGCACCTGCCCCTGCAGCCATCCGCATGA
- a CDS encoding GNAT family N-acetyltransferase encodes MTDIQRFDVDTAGPAEWARFHRYRRLRDEELHPGEPQSTDADFEHAARRRMPFFEAERFVALEGAEQVGNLMIWRRRPDAPNSEPFAPHADAWLGVLEAHRRRGIGSRLLQPLLAFMRTHGKTVATMNTFHPDGHAFLAAAGAVLKHRAVESRMQIDRLDAGQLARWKAEGNAGGALQFEIHAGRTPMERLAQLMTPFSDMFNDMPLGELELPPARYELDGYADWYRELDRSGGEHHLVLLVDADGMLAAMCEAYWDARTPERLYQRLTGVARAWRGRSLAKAVKAAMLENVRARHPGLRTVITYNAEVNAPILAINRRLGFEVHRRQGFYQLGVEALAAYMARRGEPAA; translated from the coding sequence ATGACCGACATCCAACGTTTCGACGTCGACACGGCCGGCCCGGCCGAGTGGGCGCGCTTTCATCGCTACCGGCGCCTTCGCGACGAGGAGCTGCACCCCGGCGAGCCGCAGTCCACCGACGCCGATTTCGAGCACGCGGCGCGCCGCCGCATGCCCTTCTTCGAGGCCGAGCGCTTCGTGGCCCTCGAAGGCGCCGAGCAGGTCGGCAACCTGATGATCTGGCGGCGGCGGCCCGATGCGCCGAACAGCGAGCCTTTTGCGCCGCATGCGGACGCATGGCTCGGCGTGCTGGAGGCGCACCGGCGCCGCGGCATCGGCAGCCGGCTGCTGCAGCCGCTCCTGGCCTTCATGCGTACGCATGGCAAGACGGTCGCCACGATGAACACCTTTCATCCCGACGGGCACGCCTTCCTGGCCGCCGCGGGCGCGGTCCTCAAGCACCGCGCGGTGGAAAGCCGGATGCAGATCGACCGCCTCGATGCCGGGCAACTCGCGCGCTGGAAGGCCGAGGGCAATGCAGGCGGCGCGCTGCAGTTCGAGATCCATGCCGGCCGCACGCCGATGGAGCGCCTCGCGCAACTGATGACACCGTTCTCGGACATGTTCAACGACATGCCGCTCGGCGAACTCGAACTGCCGCCCGCGCGCTACGAGCTCGATGGCTATGCCGACTGGTACCGCGAACTGGACCGCAGCGGCGGCGAGCACCACCTCGTGCTGCTGGTCGACGCCGACGGCATGCTGGCCGCGATGTGCGAGGCCTACTGGGACGCCCGCACGCCGGAGCGCCTGTACCAGCGCCTGACCGGCGTGGCGCGGGCCTGGCGCGGCCGCTCGCTGGCCAAGGCGGTGAAGGCCGCGATGCTCGAGAACGTGCGCGCACGGCATCCCGGGCTGCGCACCGTCATCACCTACAACGCGGAGGTCAACGCGCCGATCCTCGCGATCAACCGGCGGCTGGGCTTCGAGGTGCATCGGCGGCAGGGCTTCTACCAGCTGGGGGTCGAAGCGCTTGCGGCATACATGGCGCGGCGCGGCGAACCGGCGGCGTGA
- a CDS encoding ammonium transporter: MDALKQGADALFILLGAIMVLAMHAGFAFLELGTVRKKNQVNALVKILVDFSVSTIVYFVVGYGVAYGTHFFVGAGELAARSGFELVKFFFLLTFAAAIPAIISGGIAERAKFWPQLIATAVIVGLVYPFFEGIAWNKHFGIQEWIASVTGHEFHDFAGSVVVHAVGGWLALPAVLLLGARRNRYRGDGSLSAHPPSNIPFLALGAWVLCVGWFGFNVMSAQTIDKISGLVAVNSLMAMVGGTLVALAMGRNDPGFVYNGPLAGLVAVCAGSDLMHPIGALVVGGVAGAIFVFMFTLTQNKWKVDDVLGVWPLHGLCGTWGGIAAGLFGTQALGGIGGVNLGAQLIGTLMGVVWALAGGFAVYGALKATMGLRLSQEEEFDGADLSIHHISATPEREVNW; encoded by the coding sequence ATGGACGCACTCAAACAGGGCGCAGATGCGCTGTTCATCCTCCTCGGCGCCATCATGGTCCTGGCCATGCATGCCGGCTTTGCCTTTCTGGAACTGGGCACCGTGCGCAAGAAGAACCAGGTCAATGCGCTGGTGAAGATCCTGGTCGACTTCTCGGTCTCGACCATCGTGTACTTCGTCGTCGGCTACGGCGTGGCCTACGGCACGCATTTCTTCGTGGGCGCGGGCGAGCTGGCCGCCAGGAGCGGCTTCGAGCTCGTGAAGTTCTTCTTCCTGCTGACCTTCGCGGCCGCCATTCCGGCCATCATCTCCGGCGGCATCGCCGAGCGCGCCAAGTTCTGGCCGCAGCTCATCGCCACCGCCGTCATCGTCGGGCTGGTGTATCCCTTCTTCGAGGGCATCGCCTGGAACAAGCACTTCGGCATCCAGGAATGGATCGCCTCGGTCACCGGCCACGAGTTCCACGATTTCGCGGGCTCGGTGGTGGTGCATGCGGTGGGCGGCTGGCTCGCGCTGCCCGCGGTGCTGCTGCTCGGCGCGCGCCGCAACCGCTACCGCGGCGACGGCTCGCTGTCTGCGCATCCGCCGTCGAACATTCCCTTCCTCGCGCTCGGCGCCTGGGTGCTCTGCGTGGGCTGGTTCGGCTTCAACGTGATGAGCGCGCAGACCATCGACAAGATCTCGGGCCTGGTGGCCGTCAATTCGCTGATGGCGATGGTCGGCGGCACGCTGGTGGCGCTGGCGATGGGCCGCAACGACCCGGGCTTCGTCTACAACGGACCGCTGGCGGGCCTGGTGGCCGTGTGCGCGGGCTCCGACCTGATGCACCCGATCGGCGCGCTGGTGGTGGGCGGCGTGGCCGGCGCGATCTTCGTCTTCATGTTCACGCTCACGCAGAACAAATGGAAGGTCGACGACGTGCTCGGCGTCTGGCCGCTGCACGGCCTGTGCGGCACCTGGGGCGGCATCGCGGCCGGCCTCTTCGGCACCCAGGCGCTTGGCGGCATCGGCGGCGTGAACCTCGGCGCGCAACTCATCGGCACCTTGATGGGCGTGGTGTGGGCGCTCGCGGGCGGCTTCGCGGTGTACGGCGCGCTCAAGGCCACCATGGGGCTCAGGCTGTCGCAGGAAGAGGAGTTCGACGGCGCCGACCTGTCGATCCACCACATCTCGGCCACGCCGGAGCGCGAAGTCAACTGGTGA